Within Quercus lobata isolate SW786 chromosome 5, ValleyOak3.0 Primary Assembly, whole genome shotgun sequence, the genomic segment CGTCTGTTACCCAAATACCTTTTGGACAACTTGAATCTCAATTAGCACGTTGTTCAAACATAGATAACATGAATAATATTATTGGTAAGCTTTAACCTTTTTTCTGAGAAACTGGTAACCTTTAACCTGGTATTGAGTGTTTTGTGTAGTTGGGTTGATGATAGAAATAGTCTGAGAAACTGGTAACCTTTAACCTGGTATTGAGTGTTTTGTGTAGTTGGGTTGATGATAGAAATAGACttcttgaaaaataatttcGTCCATTCTCCTTTTTGCATAGTACTGCTACATATATCAATCCTAAATATCTGCATACAGTCCAACGACCAATGTCACCAATCCCAGCCACATTTTGTaataatcaaaaacaaaaccttacccaaaaggaaaaagctTCAATTACTACAATTTTTTCTGGCATTCTTCACAGCAATACATATACCCCAAGGTGTAACAACCCCACCTCAATTGTGTAGATATTATTTCGACCCTAGATCCTTAAGGTTTTGTTCTCTTCAAATGCTCACTGACACCCCAGATCTGGTTTAGATATTGTTTAAGTGTAGGGATGACCAAATCCAATGGATAATGGATACCCTACCCAACTCGACTGAAAATTTTGGTAATTACTTGAAATGTAATTGGAGGTATAGCATTAAATAAAATGTGTGTTGTGTGGTTGTGTGATGTGATGAGTCTCACATTAGGCATTCATTGGGTAGATATgagctttattaacaattataaaaagttTCAATTATGACTAGTCTTAACATAGATGTGACTAGTGTTTTTCCTTGGATCATTACGTAAAGCCTGTCATGCattttatattcaattattatttaagaaaaaacagatataagtaaatttatcacttatattagaaaagaaaaaatacaagattttaTAAACATAATTACAATGTAATTTTATCAAGAACTTGAAAACATTACATTGGGAATGTGACATAATTCTTAATCAAGCAAGTCCTTTTTTACACAAACCTCTCTTCTCAAAGTATCACTAAAGTGGATCAAAATGAACCAAAGTGGattgaataggaccaaagttGACCGAATGGACTGAGtatgaccaaagtggaccaaaatagacCGAGTAGGACCAAATAGAatcaaaatagaataaatagGACTGAAAGGACCGAATAGGATCAAATTGACTGAATAAGACCAATATGGACAAAGTAGGACCAAAGTGAACAAAATGGACTAACTAGGGTCGAAATAGAATGAATAGACttgaagtggactgaatggaccaaacTAGACCGAAAAGGACCGAATGGGACGAAAATGACAGAATGGACCTAATTGGACCAAATAAGACCAAAGTGGATCAAATTGAATTGAATAGACTGAAcaagaccaaagtggaccaaataagaCCGAACAGGCCAAgaaggaccaaagtggaccgaatagaaccaaagtgaaCTGAATAGGaacaaagtggaccgaataagaaCAATGTAGACCAAAGTGGAACAagtaggaccaaagtggacaaaatatGGCTAAATAGGACCAAATAGACTAAATGGACTAAAATGCTGTGTTAGCTGATGTGACTCAATAGGAGCTACCAATAATAAATACTAAGGTTCAACCAATGTTATTAAACCCGACCTGGCCCGGCTGGTCGGACTGGTAACCCAGTGACCTAGCACATAAACCGATTTGGGTCATCAATTAGATTGAATATGCACAAGACTCGGTCGAAACTGGTAAAACGTAGCCTAATCACACAGTTTGCTTAAAACTCGCTGGGTTTTAATAACCCAACTGAGTTTGTGAATTatgtaaaattacattaataggTCAATTCCATTGACTTCTTAACTATTTAATGTATGATAATATGGTAATTCAAATAAGAGgaaatctaaataaataaataaaaaaatgcaattttcaGTTTCATGAAGCCAGTTAGCATGTAGGTACGAGTATATCAGTAtatgttatataatttattgcttaaaccttcttttctcttcttttgtttacattttttgggctttatttgTTCATTGCTTTAAGTTTAAgtctttaacttttttcttttttttttcttcttttgtttttataatttttaaaatctcttTATTTGACCTTGCGGTTCGACCGTTGACCCATTGGTTGAACCAGTGACCCAGTGAATTGGCTTATAGACCAGGTCAACGTCTAGTCTGAGTTTAATAACTATGGgttcaacttttatatatatatatatatatatatataattggtgGGTTTCAACCGCCTTATAACCAAATTTTGAATGTAATTGAGATAATGTTCTGCCTTACAAATTGTGGTAGAGGTGGAATGTTTTCTCCAAAGATACAATTTGACTATTATGAACAATTTAACTTATTAGGATAAGATAGACTTAGGATTTCAAATTGTTGTTGTAGCCGGACCTCTATATCTTGTACTTGAGTTTAAACAACTTGGTGATTAGGATTTACAGTGATTGATCTGTTGCAATGCTCTCAAAAACTCAAGGCAAAGGCAGAGGCAGAGGCAAACGCAGAAGAACAACAATGAGTTTGGACAATTTTCCCGATTATCTACTGACAGAAACTCTGCTTTGGCTGCCTTTAAAATCTGTATTTCAATGCAAATGCATATAAAATCTCTGGTGCTCTTTAATCTCTACTCCTTATTTTACTCGCCGCTATGTTGGCCACCACCACACAAACCTTCAGCCCTTTACATTGCTCTATGAGTCGGCAGATATCCTATCAAATCGTGCCTTCACAACTGATTCTGACGAACCAGAATTCAAAACTCTCGCTTCTTATGTACACAGATACAATGAGCTTGAAGATTCGTGTAATGACTTGCTCTTATATATGGCGCAAGTGGTCTAAAGATGAGGTGCCTGGTAAGATGAGCGTTTACTATGTGATGAATCCAATCACTAGGAAATGTCTCGAGCTCCCTCCCATCACTCAACCTCGTGGTTTTTTCATTCAAGCTGGGTTAATTTTCAGCTATgactacaataataataatattgatgATAAGCAACTCAGTTACAGTTTGGTGCTCATTCCTTATTTGAGTCACAAGTCAAGAAAATTCAAGATACACATGTTCTCATCCAACACCAGTGAATGGAGTGAGTTCGAGCCGTTGTTGCCGGCGCTGGAGGGATTTGAATTATGTCACTTTCCCAGGTCTGCTGTTTCCTATAAAGGCATGCTATTTTGTCCTGGTACTGGTGGCCGTCTTCTCGCGTTTGATCCGTACAACCCCA encodes:
- the LOC115991113 gene encoding uncharacterized protein LOC115991113 gives rise to the protein MSLKIRVMTCSYIWRKWSKDEVPGKMSVYYVMNPITRKCLELPPITQPRGFFIQAGLIFSYDYNNNNIDDKQLSYSLVLIPYLSHKSRKFKIHMFSSNTSEWSEFEPLLPALEGFELCHFPRSAVSYKGMLFCPGTGGRLLAFDPYNPRSCRLIEKPIEYESHGGTDCDYDNEGGGNWFLEHEVFFNQLVSKYVPLKFPFVTVLAFHPNDGDILYLVIEMKVVLCNLRSKTMEVFCDIPHGCEDSSTMSGNCTLQSILDDREPNEEDESCVTIAED